From Zavarzinella sp., one genomic window encodes:
- a CDS encoding Flp family type IVb pilin, giving the protein MTQAFISFMKKEDGPTAVEYAIMLALIVTICIGVIATIGSNSPAAMAVTGGN; this is encoded by the coding sequence ATGACTCAGGCTTTTATTTCGTTCATGAAGAAAGAAGATGGACCTACCGCGGTAGAATACGCAATCATGCTTGCACTGATTGTGACCATCTGTATCGGAGTGATCGCAACAATTGGATCGAATTCACCCGCTGCGATGGCGGTAACAGGCGGTAACTAG
- a CDS encoding Flp family type IVb pilin, with product MFKRVRNSLVSFLKKEDGPTAVEYAVMLALIIVVCLVAITTLGEQASSTFSNIGNKLSATAS from the coding sequence ATGTTCAAACGAGTACGCAACAGTTTGGTAAGTTTCCTGAAGAAAGAAGATGGACCCACCGCAGTGGAATATGCGGTAATGCTGGCACTGATCATTGTTGTTTGCCTGGTGGCGATTACCACCCTCGGCGAACAAGCAAGTTCAACCTTCTCGAATATCGGCAACAAACTTTCTGCCACAGCCAGCTAA
- a CDS encoding SMP-30/gluconolactonase/LRE family protein, which yields MNNVLSIVLLSSTALSCSAQVQKIEDLGNVGPVKKLFGNFKFTEGPAAAPDGSVYFTDIPNEKIHRITVEGKLTAFSDKSRHSNGLMVNAQSVLFACEMDGQLVKYEKGANSRKVVAEMYEGKRFNAPNDLVLDKSGGIYFTDPEYNAPNPWPQVKRCFYYVYPDGKIVRLVDEDFPNPNGIILSPDEKTLYIIPSKSPKMLAYEVLAPGKIGNGKTFCELKQEKANGTSGGDGLTVDVKGNLYITSNLGVQIFSPAGKHLGTISVPEVPANVTFAGNENKMLYITARTSVYTCSMPIAGHQFPGK from the coding sequence ATGAATAACGTTTTGTCTATCGTATTGTTGTCCAGCACAGCCCTGTCCTGTAGTGCACAAGTTCAAAAGATTGAAGATCTTGGAAACGTAGGACCTGTGAAGAAGTTGTTTGGCAACTTTAAATTCACCGAAGGCCCAGCTGCAGCACCAGATGGTTCCGTATATTTCACCGATATCCCGAATGAAAAAATCCACCGCATCACAGTGGAAGGTAAGCTGACCGCGTTTTCCGACAAATCCCGTCATTCGAATGGTCTGATGGTAAATGCACAATCGGTGCTGTTTGCATGTGAAATGGATGGTCAGTTGGTGAAATATGAGAAAGGAGCGAATTCTCGCAAAGTTGTGGCTGAAATGTACGAGGGTAAAAGATTCAACGCACCAAACGATCTGGTCCTCGACAAATCAGGTGGTATTTATTTTACCGACCCGGAATACAACGCACCCAATCCCTGGCCACAAGTGAAGCGGTGCTTCTATTACGTGTATCCAGATGGGAAAATCGTCCGCCTGGTAGATGAAGACTTTCCCAACCCTAACGGGATTATCTTGTCTCCTGATGAAAAAACGTTGTATATCATCCCATCCAAATCGCCGAAAATGCTTGCATATGAAGTACTTGCGCCTGGGAAAATAGGAAATGGGAAAACATTTTGTGAGTTAAAGCAGGAAAAAGCCAATGGTACAAGTGGTGGGGATGGCCTGACCGTGGATGTGAAAGGTAACCTATACATCACCTCGAATCTGGGCGTTCAGATATTTTCACCCGCTGGTAAACACCTAGGCACAATTTCCGTTCCGGAAGTGCCTGCAAATGTCACTTTTGCTGGCAATGAGAACAAAATGTTGTACATCACTGCCCGCACCAGCGTGTATACTTGTTCAATGCCGATAGCTGGGCATCAGTTTCCAGGGAAATGA
- a CDS encoding DUF3299 domain-containing protein gives MHNSLVFITASVLGNILANSCFAGIYITSDTPAPFPCQWRGYLLEHRAVRLAAVPGNRVNAAHPLREQYLRKVTLLEASKPTSESPIRIADHVGMYVRLGNYEKAVQIARAAPRSASEHFAILANHTIALWESGNTRQAIEMQQQVVRSASAADRDYENFQLKWMIHRAKNPKETLLDPFAPLEALMDPKVDLLKLDQEKLRKNLPDKTLPHVQQLALTFPRDGRLLWMLGELAFIYNDIRTSAAILDGCVTEFALGDANLRQHRTLLRAEADRIANLPDKDHQQYRGVAMFRSFRPTVRKLDSQLLPEIRPNEVNELPWMVVNETIIKPPFEPNFHSHLQQLDQKKVALTGYMRPLTNDLEVGGFMLLEFPVGCWFCETPEPTAIIYVELPLDKSVTIMTNRVRVTGTLRLNKDDPEDFIYSIDNALISRPD, from the coding sequence ATGCACAATTCGCTCGTTTTCATTACCGCTTCCGTCCTGGGCAATATCCTTGCAAACTCTTGTTTTGCAGGCATTTACATTACATCAGATACCCCTGCCCCTTTCCCATGTCAATGGCGTGGCTACCTGTTGGAACACCGTGCTGTTCGACTTGCGGCTGTTCCCGGAAATCGCGTGAATGCTGCCCACCCGTTGCGGGAACAATATCTTCGCAAAGTAACCTTGCTTGAAGCGTCAAAACCAACTTCTGAAAGCCCGATCAGAATCGCAGATCACGTGGGAATGTATGTTCGATTAGGAAATTATGAGAAAGCAGTTCAAATCGCACGTGCCGCACCTCGATCAGCAAGTGAGCATTTTGCAATATTGGCAAATCACACTATTGCGCTATGGGAAAGTGGCAATACGCGACAGGCAATCGAAATGCAGCAACAAGTGGTCCGGTCAGCGAGTGCAGCAGATCGAGATTATGAAAATTTCCAACTCAAGTGGATGATTCATCGTGCGAAAAACCCAAAGGAAACCCTCCTGGACCCATTCGCACCCTTAGAGGCATTAATGGATCCCAAGGTGGATTTGTTAAAGCTGGATCAGGAAAAATTACGTAAGAACTTGCCAGACAAGACGTTACCACATGTCCAACAACTGGCTCTTACATTTCCACGTGATGGCAGATTACTCTGGATGTTGGGTGAGCTTGCCTTTATATACAACGATATCCGTACTTCTGCTGCCATTCTGGATGGGTGCGTCACCGAATTTGCGTTAGGTGATGCGAATCTTCGCCAGCATCGCACCCTTTTGCGCGCAGAAGCTGACCGGATTGCCAATCTTCCGGATAAAGACCATCAGCAATATCGTGGGGTGGCCATGTTTCGTTCGTTTCGTCCCACCGTGCGAAAATTGGATTCCCAACTATTACCGGAAATCAGGCCAAATGAAGTGAACGAACTCCCCTGGATGGTTGTGAATGAAACCATCATTAAACCACCGTTTGAACCGAATTTTCACTCTCATCTTCAACAGTTGGATCAAAAAAAGGTAGCGTTGACTGGTTACATGCGCCCACTGACTAACGACCTGGAGGTGGGAGGCTTTATGTTGTTGGAATTCCCCGTGGGTTGTTGGTTTTGCGAAACACCCGAACCCACCGCCATTATTTATGTCGAGTTGCCCTTGGATAAATCGGTCACGATCATGACAAATCGTGTTCGTGTTACAGGGACATTGCGGTTGAACAAAGATGATCCCGAAGATTTTATTTACAGCATCGACAACGCACTGATTTCCCGACCAGATTAA
- a CDS encoding SRPBCC family protein, with product MKGISLEILIDADYRRVFQVVADPRIYADAIPDVIQMEVLSEPYGVIGTRVRDTRKIGDQLISTEMEVVDYHANRSITTQAIAYNCTWTNIFEVNPEGYQTLLTLQVDFEPHQFFTRILIWMMRGTMRRALQKELIHLKNYCELSIQA from the coding sequence ATGAAAGGTATTTCCCTGGAAATTTTAATTGATGCGGATTATAGAAGGGTTTTTCAGGTAGTTGCAGACCCGCGCATCTATGCTGATGCAATCCCAGATGTCATCCAGATGGAAGTTCTCTCCGAACCATACGGGGTAATCGGTACTCGCGTTCGGGATACCAGAAAAATTGGCGATCAACTGATTTCAACGGAAATGGAAGTCGTCGATTATCATGCAAACAGATCAATTACGACTCAGGCAATAGCATATAACTGTACCTGGACGAATATTTTTGAGGTAAATCCCGAAGGTTATCAGACATTATTGACGCTTCAAGTGGATTTTGAGCCACATCAATTTTTCACAAGAATATTGATCTGGATGATGCGGGGGACCATGCGAAGAGCCTTGCAAAAAGAACTGATCCATTTGAAAAACTACTGCGAATTGAGCATTCAAGCTTAA
- a CDS encoding ABC-2 family transporter protein, translating into MYFLLRYLRIWWALAKYGLIREASFRGNFLIKVVVEALWLVLLLIFYRAVFRQTSHVASWSESEYLFFIGCHYTLLAIIESLFLVNCGRFAEIIRSGEFDFYLIKPIDEQFLVSCRTVDWSTVPNMILGISLMIYGTAQTGWQVSCEAVLLFPLLMLCGVAIAYGFLLMFTSLAVWMTRNQSLFEIWWLFTTLVRYPKDIFTNTWAHSIGWFFTFLVPVMLVVNVPASSMMKTFQPAFAVYMIAAAVLLLILSRIFFRYSLKHYRSASS; encoded by the coding sequence ATGTACTTTCTGTTGAGATATCTGCGAATCTGGTGGGCATTGGCCAAATATGGATTGATCCGAGAGGCATCATTTCGTGGGAATTTTCTCATTAAAGTGGTTGTGGAAGCGTTATGGCTGGTTTTGCTGCTGATTTTCTATCGAGCAGTCTTTCGTCAAACCTCCCACGTTGCTTCCTGGTCAGAATCGGAATACTTGTTCTTCATTGGTTGCCATTACACACTACTTGCCATCATTGAAAGCCTCTTTCTGGTGAATTGTGGGCGATTTGCAGAAATCATCCGTAGTGGTGAATTTGATTTTTATCTGATCAAGCCAATTGATGAACAGTTTCTGGTCAGTTGCCGAACGGTGGACTGGTCGACCGTTCCAAACATGATTCTTGGGATTTCATTAATGATTTATGGCACTGCACAGACGGGATGGCAAGTTTCCTGTGAGGCAGTTTTGCTATTCCCACTGTTGATGCTGTGTGGGGTGGCAATTGCGTACGGCTTTCTGTTAATGTTCACGTCATTGGCAGTCTGGATGACACGTAACCAAAGCCTGTTTGAAATCTGGTGGCTTTTCACCACACTGGTTAGGTATCCCAAGGATATATTCACCAATACCTGGGCTCATTCCATTGGCTGGTTCTTTACATTTCTGGTACCAGTGATGCTTGTAGTGAACGTTCCAGCGAGCAGCATGATGAAAACTTTTCAGCCAGCTTTTGCGGTTTATATGATTGCTGCGGCAGTACTTCTACTGATACTAAGTCGAATCTTTTTTCGATATTCCCTAAAACACTATCGAAGTGCCAGCAGTTAA
- a CDS encoding ABC-2 family transporter protein, with product MLTTILLWHAIYRGAGKDLIANYRLNEMISYLLLVHISRMFSSMPSLARGIATDIRDGNLKKYLLQPIDMLNYLISYRIAHKMAYICMSALPYGLLFFICRHYLPPWPDTETTILYALALILGFVIGFHFEACMGMLGFWFLEVSSLLYVVGTLNYFLSGHMFPLDLLPESWVQLFKYLPFQYLAYFPAVIFLQKLSGEALYQALILEACWAVGLVCCSRLLFRIGLKRYSAFGG from the coding sequence ATGTTGACCACGATTTTATTGTGGCACGCCATCTACCGTGGAGCTGGAAAAGATCTAATCGCCAATTATCGCTTGAATGAAATGATTTCTTATCTTCTGCTGGTCCACATCAGCAGAATGTTTTCCAGCATGCCTTCGCTGGCACGTGGGATCGCGACTGATATTCGAGATGGCAATCTGAAAAAATACCTTCTCCAACCGATCGATATGCTGAATTATCTCATCAGCTATCGAATTGCCCACAAGATGGCTTACATCTGTATGTCCGCATTACCCTATGGATTACTTTTTTTCATTTGTCGCCATTATCTTCCACCATGGCCAGATACGGAAACCACTATTCTGTATGCACTTGCGCTGATTCTGGGTTTCGTAATCGGTTTCCACTTTGAAGCATGCATGGGAATGCTGGGTTTCTGGTTTCTGGAAGTGTCGTCTCTGCTGTACGTGGTGGGGACGTTGAATTATTTTCTTTCTGGGCACATGTTCCCACTGGATTTACTGCCGGAAAGCTGGGTACAGCTCTTTAAGTACTTACCTTTTCAGTACTTAGCGTATTTTCCGGCGGTGATCTTTCTTCAGAAACTGTCTGGCGAAGCGTTGTATCAAGCATTAATACTGGAAGCATGCTGGGCGGTTGGCCTGGTGTGCTGTTCCCGACTGTTGTTTCGAATTGGCCTGAAACGCTACAGTGCCTTCGGGGGTTAA
- a CDS encoding ATP-binding cassette domain-containing protein has translation MPIIEANELCKSYRVYQKKSGLRGASTGLFRREYKVVQAVKRVSFQIEPGEMVAFLGPNGAGKTTTLKMLSGLIFPNSGTAKVLGYTPWDRPDAFRRKFALVMGQKNQLWWDLPAADSFDLHRAIYSIDPTQFQQTLDDLIELFQVKDHIRQPVRELSLGERMKMELIASLLHQPQLLLLDEPTIGLDVVAQVTIQKCLRELNQAKGVTMLLTSHYMKDVEALCKRVMIINHGQLVYDGSLADITNLFGEFKLLTLHLAEVVSADQFLSYGEVVRHDGPVIELRVARTELPTVLQKILMSFSVVDMNVEDPPLEEVIAKVFAQGVEDSDPDPDKN, from the coding sequence ATGCCAATTATCGAGGCGAATGAACTGTGCAAAAGTTATCGCGTTTACCAGAAGAAAAGTGGGCTGAGAGGTGCGTCCACAGGTTTATTTCGCCGCGAATACAAAGTGGTGCAAGCCGTCAAACGAGTCAGTTTTCAAATCGAGCCTGGAGAAATGGTGGCCTTTCTGGGCCCCAACGGTGCGGGGAAAACCACGACGCTGAAGATGCTCTCTGGGTTGATTTTTCCTAACTCCGGCACTGCTAAGGTGTTAGGGTACACTCCGTGGGACCGCCCCGATGCCTTCCGACGCAAGTTTGCACTTGTCATGGGCCAGAAAAACCAGCTTTGGTGGGATTTACCAGCTGCAGACAGTTTTGATCTCCATCGGGCAATTTACAGTATCGATCCGACCCAGTTTCAACAGACACTTGATGATCTCATCGAATTGTTTCAGGTAAAGGACCACATCCGCCAGCCAGTGCGAGAGCTTTCACTGGGCGAACGGATGAAAATGGAACTGATTGCTTCGCTGTTACACCAACCGCAATTACTGCTGCTGGATGAGCCCACTATCGGTCTCGATGTGGTGGCCCAGGTAACGATTCAAAAATGCCTGCGCGAATTGAATCAGGCCAAAGGGGTCACCATGTTACTGACCAGCCACTACATGAAAGATGTGGAAGCTTTGTGCAAACGGGTGATGATCATCAACCATGGTCAGTTGGTTTATGATGGTTCGCTGGCAGACATCACCAACCTGTTTGGGGAATTCAAATTGTTGACTCTGCATTTGGCAGAAGTCGTAAGTGCTGATCAATTCTTAAGTTATGGCGAAGTGGTGCGGCATGATGGGCCTGTCATTGAGCTACGGGTGGCACGCACCGAACTGCCGACGGTGCTGCAGAAGATTTTAATGAGTTTTTCGGTGGTTGATATGAATGTAGAAGATCCCCCACTGGAAGAGGTAATTGCAAAGGTATTTGCCCAAGGTGTGGAAGATTCTGATCCAGATCCGGATAAAAATTAG
- a CDS encoding sulfotransferase, which yields MSEKKPEWQAHLWLGADLAHWLRLMGQARFRFSWKHLHVAPIGLAVCLSHSFLRVVQNRLHPPSTFPDLVPPIFILGHWRSGTTLLHELLITDPAHGFPTTYQCFDPLHPLLTEKLVRDNFQWLLPQKRPMDNMEIGWDRPQEDEFALALMGLPSPYNWMAFPNEGYPSYDLLNIDSLPARQQLQWERGLMHFLKMLQYNDSRRLVLKSPTHTCRIPTLMRMFPDARFIYITRDPYSVYPSTVNLWKRLTLAQGLQVPKLPDLEHHVVRTYRHVIERYQNTRKLIPDKQLYEIRYEDLVANPRDSIASIYQHLSLGDFERIQPGLDGYLTVHANYEKNKWQMDPAMIKYINDNLSDLLLSQCYPVRSVG from the coding sequence TTGAGTGAAAAAAAACCGGAATGGCAGGCACACCTTTGGCTGGGCGCAGATTTGGCCCACTGGTTGCGACTGATGGGGCAGGCACGTTTTCGCTTTTCCTGGAAGCACCTGCACGTGGCTCCCATTGGTCTGGCGGTTTGTCTTTCGCATTCTTTTCTGCGAGTGGTACAGAACCGTCTGCACCCACCATCTACTTTTCCCGATCTTGTGCCACCAATCTTTATTCTTGGGCATTGGCGCAGTGGGACCACACTGCTGCATGAATTGCTGATAACCGATCCGGCACATGGTTTCCCTACTACTTACCAGTGTTTTGACCCGCTGCATCCACTTCTCACCGAGAAACTGGTGCGGGACAACTTTCAGTGGCTGCTTCCCCAAAAGCGGCCAATGGACAACATGGAAATCGGCTGGGATCGCCCACAGGAAGATGAATTCGCCCTGGCATTAATGGGGCTACCTTCACCTTACAACTGGATGGCGTTTCCAAACGAAGGATACCCCAGTTATGATCTGCTGAATATCGATAGTCTGCCAGCACGCCAGCAGTTGCAGTGGGAACGCGGGCTGATGCACTTTCTGAAAATGCTGCAATATAACGACTCCCGCAGGCTGGTCTTAAAATCGCCCACTCACACCTGCCGCATTCCAACACTCATGCGAATGTTTCCGGATGCACGGTTCATTTACATCACCCGCGACCCCTATTCGGTATACCCTTCCACGGTAAATCTCTGGAAGAGATTAACTCTGGCGCAGGGCTTACAAGTGCCCAAACTGCCCGACCTTGAGCACCACGTGGTGCGTACCTATCGCCACGTGATCGAACGCTATCAGAACACACGTAAACTGATACCAGATAAGCAGTTATACGAAATCCGCTACGAAGATCTGGTGGCAAATCCTCGCGATTCGATTGCATCAATCTATCAGCACCTAAGCCTGGGGGATTTTGAGCGGATTCAACCCGGATTGGATGGGTATCTGACTGTCCACGCCAATTATGAGAAAAACAAGTGGCAGATGGACCCAGCAATGATCAAATATATTAATGATAATTTGAGCGATTTACTGCTATCGCAATGCTATCCCGTTCGATCAGTTGGTTAA
- a CDS encoding DUF1559 domain-containing protein: MASERDDFDYPRDDKSRRPRSYRRDEEDGDERDDFERRPRPAPPREGNGMATASLILGLLSACFGPTTGIVAIILGIIGYTKSSNSGGEIAGKGKAIAGIALGLFFTVMIVPILLYAVKHVRMTANMAKSTNNCKQILVGFHAYNDVNDRIPEPYVIDEQMNVNRDLSWRVSLLPYIEQDNIYRSIDLSAEWDSPENLKYTTMYIPTYSPPYLGRLDNQTPYRSFVGQDTVFDFSRKVQINRIPDGSSNTLIFVETTDTVPWASPQDIPYKRGMNFPSFGPASGRHFLVAMADGSVKRMRKSVSPQIIHGLITINGGEPVNEED; encoded by the coding sequence ATGGCATCCGAACGAGATGATTTTGATTACCCACGCGATGATAAGTCCCGGCGTCCCAGATCTTATCGAAGAGACGAAGAGGATGGTGATGAGAGAGATGATTTCGAACGTCGCCCACGCCCTGCTCCGCCACGTGAAGGCAATGGCATGGCAACAGCAAGCCTGATACTGGGATTGCTGTCTGCTTGTTTTGGCCCAACGACAGGCATTGTCGCAATCATCCTGGGAATCATCGGATATACGAAATCTAGTAATAGTGGTGGTGAAATAGCTGGTAAAGGCAAAGCAATTGCAGGCATAGCACTTGGACTGTTTTTCACTGTAATGATTGTTCCCATCTTACTTTATGCTGTTAAACACGTAAGAATGACGGCAAACATGGCAAAATCGACCAACAACTGCAAGCAGATACTGGTAGGATTCCACGCATACAATGATGTAAATGATCGTATACCGGAGCCTTATGTAATAGATGAGCAAATGAATGTAAACAGAGATTTGAGCTGGCGTGTTTCACTACTTCCCTACATCGAACAAGATAATATTTATCGTAGTATCGATCTGTCTGCAGAATGGGATTCGCCAGAGAATCTGAAATACACTACAATGTATATTCCTACTTACAGTCCACCATACCTAGGTCGTCTGGATAACCAGACACCGTATCGTAGCTTTGTTGGACAAGACACGGTTTTTGACTTTTCCAGAAAAGTGCAAATCAATAGAATTCCAGACGGTTCATCCAACACGTTGATTTTTGTTGAAACGACCGATACAGTTCCGTGGGCTTCACCTCAGGATATCCCCTATAAAAGAGGGATGAATTTTCCATCATTCGGTCCTGCCTCTGGTCGCCATTTTCTGGTGGCAATGGCAGATGGTTCGGTAAAACGAATGCGCAAATCAGTTTCCCCACAAATCATCCATGGCTTGATCACCATTAACGGCGGGGAACCGGTGAACGAGGAAGATTAG
- a CDS encoding alpha/beta fold hydrolase, producing MVRSIFCFFVGCLISPGTFADEVKPVVQFQPTGLWLGTLKIGVIDLRIVLEITKEKEGKLSGQMISLDQGNAKVPFSSIEHTDNNLNIELKLAGINFKCEQVNATEMKADFKQGGVELKLKLQKIEKIPVSLRPQMPKPPFPYLVRELEFKNEEAKISLAGTLTLPDGKGPFPTVVLVSGSGPQDRDETLFGHKPFWVIADHFARNGIASFRYDERGVGKSKGKFAGSTSADFASDCLAAIQMLQKAEGVDPSKIGICGHSEGGLVAPLVASNNPKEVAFIISLAGPGITGEQILYTQMQDFALQLDPNAKDEIAQSRKMLEKLVPIMKSGEKPEIIEKNMTKALDEFITDLPVGEAKDSLTKGKATIIGRLADPWMCWFVSHDPTEFFKKTKCPVLALNGGKDVQVKPKDNLNGIKKALMAGKNSHFEIKEFPGLNHLFQECKSGQLNEYGLIEQTISPKVLDVMAQWILKR from the coding sequence ATGGTTAGAAGTATTTTTTGTTTTTTCGTGGGGTGCCTGATTTCACCAGGTACTTTTGCCGACGAGGTAAAGCCAGTCGTACAGTTTCAGCCCACTGGTTTATGGCTGGGGACCCTGAAAATTGGCGTGATCGATCTGCGAATTGTTTTGGAGATTACCAAAGAGAAAGAAGGAAAACTGTCCGGACAAATGATCAGTCTCGATCAGGGTAATGCAAAAGTGCCTTTTTCTTCAATTGAACACACGGACAACAATCTGAATATTGAATTAAAGCTCGCTGGCATTAATTTCAAGTGCGAGCAGGTCAATGCCACGGAGATGAAAGCCGATTTCAAACAGGGTGGCGTTGAATTGAAGTTGAAATTACAAAAAATCGAAAAAATTCCTGTTTCCCTCCGCCCACAAATGCCCAAACCACCTTTCCCTTATTTGGTTCGCGAACTTGAATTCAAAAACGAAGAGGCAAAAATCTCACTTGCAGGCACATTAACTTTACCAGACGGGAAGGGGCCTTTTCCTACGGTAGTGCTGGTCAGTGGATCAGGCCCTCAGGATCGCGATGAAACCCTTTTTGGGCACAAACCGTTCTGGGTCATCGCCGACCACTTTGCCCGCAATGGAATTGCCAGTTTTCGTTACGATGAACGGGGTGTGGGCAAATCCAAAGGCAAATTTGCAGGATCTACTTCGGCAGATTTCGCCAGCGATTGTCTGGCTGCAATACAAATGCTTCAGAAAGCCGAGGGAGTTGACCCATCGAAAATTGGGATTTGTGGACACAGCGAAGGTGGACTGGTAGCACCCTTGGTAGCCAGCAATAACCCAAAAGAAGTCGCATTTATCATTTCGTTAGCAGGACCTGGCATCACTGGCGAGCAGATTCTCTACACTCAAATGCAGGATTTTGCGTTGCAACTTGACCCAAATGCAAAAGACGAAATTGCACAATCCCGCAAGATGCTTGAAAAACTGGTTCCCATTATGAAATCTGGTGAAAAGCCAGAAATCATTGAAAAGAATATGACTAAGGCGTTAGACGAATTTATCACCGACTTACCAGTTGGAGAAGCAAAGGACAGTCTTACCAAGGGGAAGGCAACAATTATTGGCAGATTGGCAGACCCATGGATGTGCTGGTTTGTTTCCCACGATCCAACTGAGTTCTTCAAGAAAACAAAATGTCCGGTTCTCGCGTTGAATGGTGGCAAAGATGTACAGGTAAAGCCAAAAGACAACCTCAATGGAATTAAAAAGGCATTGATGGCTGGGAAGAACTCTCATTTTGAAATTAAGGAATTCCCCGGCTTAAATCACTTATTTCAAGAGTGTAAATCAGGCCAACTAAACGAATATGGGCTTATCGAACAAACGATCTCACCAAAAGTGCTGGATGTCATGGCCCAGTGGATTTTGAAGAGATAA
- a CDS encoding aminotransferase class V-fold PLP-dependent enzyme, which yields MNNSLPAILGGEPVRPNGSPHWPPHSSRIIEAINQALSNNTWGLYHGPAVKSLEKALTEYFEVESAITCASGTLAMEIALRAAQVGGGDEVILSAYDYEPNFLNILHLGAKPVLVDTSAQLPVADFDQLLTAISDRTKAIILSHMHGAIIPVQELRERLNQPIVIIEDAAQVPGGSIGSRKLGSLGDISVISFGGSKLLSAGRGGALLAQSPQLMQRAKLALSRGIQQIAVLSELQATVLLPQLLELDLMTQDRQQKVSLISSEIQNLPGIQLFSNLDSCTIPAYYKVGFWYDSAKFGMPRSLFVQAMHAEGIPFDPGFHALHIGRAKSRYLAGSAGFPNAERAHREIVKLHHPALLGTDASVLEIVSALKKVAQYSTEINTTLGSMCPN from the coding sequence ATGAACAATTCCCTTCCGGCAATCCTGGGTGGCGAACCGGTACGTCCAAATGGCTCTCCACACTGGCCACCTCACAGTTCTCGCATTATTGAGGCAATTAATCAGGCACTTTCCAACAATACGTGGGGACTTTATCATGGCCCCGCAGTCAAATCGTTGGAAAAAGCCCTCACGGAATACTTTGAAGTAGAAAGTGCGATCACCTGCGCCAGCGGTACCTTGGCAATGGAGATTGCCCTGCGTGCAGCCCAGGTTGGTGGGGGCGATGAAGTGATTCTATCTGCCTACGATTATGAGCCTAACTTCTTGAATATTCTGCACTTAGGTGCAAAACCCGTCCTGGTAGATACTAGTGCACAACTTCCTGTCGCCGATTTCGACCAGTTGCTGACAGCGATTTCAGATCGAACCAAAGCCATTATCTTATCCCACATGCATGGGGCAATTATTCCCGTACAGGAATTGAGAGAGCGTTTGAATCAGCCGATCGTGATCATTGAAGATGCCGCCCAGGTGCCTGGTGGCAGTATTGGATCTCGTAAACTGGGTAGTTTAGGCGACATCAGCGTGATCAGTTTTGGTGGCTCGAAATTACTTTCAGCTGGGAGGGGTGGTGCTTTGCTGGCACAATCCCCACAGTTGATGCAACGCGCCAAACTGGCTCTATCACGTGGCATTCAACAAATTGCAGTACTTTCGGAATTACAGGCAACGGTACTGTTGCCGCAGCTGCTGGAATTGGATTTGATGACTCAGGACAGACAGCAAAAAGTAAGTTTGATCAGTAGTGAAATCCAGAATTTACCCGGGATACAGTTGTTTTCCAACCTGGATTCATGCACCATACCTGCTTACTACAAGGTTGGGTTCTGGTATGATTCCGCCAAATTCGGAATGCCCCGTTCGCTCTTTGTTCAGGCAATGCATGCAGAAGGAATTCCTTTTGATCCGGGCTTTCATGCCTTGCATATAGGACGTGCTAAAAGTCGTTATCTTGCCGGAAGTGCAGGTTTTCCAAACGCGGAACGTGCCCACAGAGAAATTGTGAAGTTGCACCACCCTGCCCTGTTAGGAACAGATGCCAGCGTATTAGAAATCGTGTCTGCATTGAAAAAAGTTGCACAATATTCAACTGAAATCAACACAACCTTGGGCTCCATGTGCCCTAATTAG